The window TCCAGTCACCGATATCAACTTGTGTCCGGTTTTGAAATTGCTCCGCGAGCGTCACATTTCCGCTGCCGCATCCTCCCTGCCGATGCAGATGGAACCAGCAGTCCCTGATTGTTTTCCAGGAAAGCAAGACTGGAGTCCCATCCGGAGACGGTCCGTGATGCAGAACTCTCCGTTCAAATGCCATGTTCTGCAACTTCCCTTAACTGATGCCTGAGCGTAAACACTCCGTCGCTGGTCTACGAAGACCGCTCGCGAAAATTAACTTCTAAGTGACAGCGTCAGAAAAAACGATTACAAGAGATTTTCATGGAGACGCGGGTTCGCGGCATAGATCGAAATCGAATACGCGTAGAGAGAATGATTCGATAGATCAAACTCGAATCGTGTCGTGGAACAGTCTTCGAAATAACGGTATGTCCCACTCGATTGATCCCGGAACAAGACAAACCGAAACAGTCCCGTCTCCGCGTTCACGTCGAGGACGTTTCGAGTTTCATCGAGGCTGGTGAGCATGTCCGATTCAGACAAGCGCGGCTGGCCGGAATGCATTCCGATCTGCCCTTCAATGATAATGTTCGTCCCATCTCGGGAATGTCCCTGTACATGCTCTCCATCTTGGAGCGGTACTTTCAGCTTTTGGTAGTCCCACGAATCTGAAATGCGAAAGGTCACCACTGGCCGTGGCAGTTCGGTCAGTGTTCCGGAGCGATAGACCGCAGGAAAAAACGTGAACACAACACACCTCAACCCAATTGATGAACATCAGAATAATGGAGAATCATCTTCATCGTTGATTCCAATCCGACCTTGAGGAACAAACACAAGGGCTCTAGCCCCGACGATTCAGTTGTTCCAGTCCCTGATCTCTCAGCGATCTCATCAGACTCTCGGTGTCCATACGATCTCGCACTTGAATCGTGATTCCGCCGAAGTGATTCGCGATTGAATGCGAAGCTCGCTGCTCGAAACTCGCCAACTGCCCTGCTCTCGCGAACTGCTTCGGAGTGGCTGCCTGTTCCGGAGAAAGGACTCGCGATGGCATTCCCAAGACCGATTGAGGCTCGAATTGAGGGCGAATCGAACCTCCCAGCGATTGTTGAGACCCATTCAGATTTCTCGAAGAATTCAACCGTTCGAGAAACCCAACTCCCAGACTCGCAACAATTTCACGACGCAGAACGAACTCACCCGCGCTGAGCTGGGTTGGAACTCGATCGGTCCCAGTCGGTCCCACCACGAGTCCTCCGCGAGAGTATCGCTGTCGCGGTCCTACAGGATGATGGGGAGGAACGACTGCAGGAGTCGAAGGTTGAACCATTCCGGAGCCTTCTCCAACTGGAATCGATGGAATCAGCTGTATCTGTGTTGCTGCCTGCATGGCTGCCATCGACAACTGCTGCAACGCTTGAAGAGCTGGCGAGACGTTCAGAGTGACCGGAGTTTGACCGATTGAGCGAAGTTGTTGACGAACCTCTCCCAGCAAACTGCCAATCTGTTTGAGCGGACTGACTGCTCCCGACAGGCGCGAAAACGCTTGGGAGAGATTGCGAGCAGCCCCTCCGGACTCTGTTAGTCGTTCTTGAAGCTCATCCAAATTTCGAAGGACTTGTTCCAGTTCCCGCTGCAACTCAGAACTGTCACCAAGAATACGAACCGTCAACGACTCACTGAACGACACGACAATTCCTCAAAAGGCGGAGGTCAATACTGTAACCGCGAAATCAACCGCTCTCGACGATTGCTAAAGTCGCTCGATCAGCGGAGATGTCTGAAAGGCGCGTCCATTAAAAGAGATGAGGTTCGCCTGCTCCCCCTCCGACATCGTCAACGTTTCTCGGTAGACCTTGTGAAACGTGACTCGCTCGCTCGCCTCCCCGGCGGGATCAATCACATTAAACTCGAATGTCAAAGTCTGCTGTTCTCCCTGCGGAGAAGTGCTCTCCACACCAGCTCCCGGCTGAAATGTCAGAAATTCATAAAGCTGACGAGGATCCACGGATGCCACTGAGTACCCCACAAGCTGTGTCCACTTTGCCGTGAAACTCAATGTGACAGATTCATCGTCACCATTACGGGTGTGGCCTCCAGCGATAGAACCGCGATCCTTAATCTCGATTGTATTTCGACGTTCAGTCCAGGTGAGATCTCCTTCGTCCAGCAAGACCGTAATCGCCCCGGCAGCACCATCGTCGCGAATAGTCAATTCGCCATCGCGGAGGTTACGTGTGATATTAGAAATTGCCATGTCGACCTCCAATTAAACAAAGAACTCAAAACAGAGATAACACATCCAGTAAAGAGATGTTCAGAACAGTCAGCACCTTTTATTCACTCGTCGATTGACTGAGGCGTGCCGCTGTCCAAAGCGACTGCGGCGATTGACAGTAAAAGATGTTGAGAGGAATGCGATTGCCCAACTGACTCCGCGCGAGTTAAGTCCATTAAGTTCGGTTCTTTCATCCGCAGAGTGCCAATCTGCTGATCATCATCCAGAGAATTGATATTCACCACTTTTGAACCGAGTGTCTCCCCGGCAACATCTGCTAGCACATAAACAGCTCGTGGATCTTCCGATTCCGAGAAAAGATGGACATCAATCGAACACTCAAACGAACGTGGACTGGACCATCGTTGCAGTGGCTCATTAATCCGTGTCACCCAAAACTCAAGCCACATTTTCTCTGCAGAGACGTCCTTGATCGCCCCGGGAAATACAGTCGCAACGTCAGCTGGACCATTCAACGACCAGAAACGTTGAAGCCCGGATACAATCTCGATGAAATCCATGAACCGTTCCGTACTTAGACCAATTTAACTATCGAATCAGCGCAGCCACAGATGTCATCAATAACGCAAATGTATTAAGCCATATCTCAAACACATGTTTTACCCGGCTCGCAAACGGTTTCACGTGTTTCCAGCTAGCGCAGTTCGAAAAGAGAGGCAATGCGGCCTGCGACTCTAGAAAGTGACTTGCGAACCATCGCAACTGGAGCTGTCTTTGAAGTCCCGTATTCCAGAAAAACCACATACGGCACAGAGTTGGTCATTGAAACTTCTGTCGCCTGTGATGTGTGACTCACAGTGAATGAGCCCTCACTTCCTCCATCTTCCCCAGCAGGGCCAGGTGCAACCCAACCAGCCCTGCTTCTTCCAGTCCTGACCGGATTTGTCGACTTTGTTTCCTGAATGACCGCAGAGGCCAGCCGTTCAACGAATTCTCTTCTAGCGACGGAAGTGCGTTCATCCTTCAGCCTCCGGAGAGATTCACGCAGCGACCGACCTTGTTGAATTTCGATCTTCATCGATCCCCCATCTACCTGAAGCTGGCACGAAATTAAAGAGACGCGACAAGAGCATGCGAAGCCTGTCTAGCAACAAAATTCACAGGCAAAGGCCATTGCCTCAGACAGTTCGCGACTCACACTGCAAGACCACCGTCCCTGTCACGAAGGAAGAATCGACGGAAGCGATTCGATAGCTACGCTCCTCAATCGTGATCTCCGCAGTTAATAGGTTCCACCCCTCAGGCAGTTCATCACTTCGAACCAGAAACGATCGAGAAGTCGCCCTCTTCACCCCCACTGTCACTTCGTCTCGACGAACAATGTCCGGTCCCGAAATGACGTGAATTGCAACCGATTCGAGATATGTTTCGAGACTTCCATCGTTGGGATCGAACGCTTGAAGACGTTGCTGTAAAACGGCAGGAGTACTCCAGTCGAGGAAGATTTGCTGCGAATCCGCGTTCAGAATTTCGTTCATGTCAAGACAGCCTTCTCGAATACTAAACCCAATGCGATCATTCTGAATCCCCAGCACGGTCAAGCGTCAGAGCTATCATTGCGGATGGGCCACTCACAAACGATGAGAAACGCCTAGAGAAGAAATCGCTCAACAAGCTCAGTTGAAATCACTCCCAGCAAGAACGTCGCTGCAATGAGCACAGGGCTCAAGTGGTGCTTCCAACGTTCAACGCGTCTTAACCTCAATTCATGGTCTGCACGATCCTCAATCAATCCCGACATCGTGACTCGCAAACCCTCAAGATGAACATTGATCGCACACAAAGATTCCATAATTCGGTCAAGGGTCTCATCTGTCATCAGTAGTTCTTTCAGCTGAATTCAACAGGCAGAAGCTAAGTTGCCCTGACCTTCGCTGTGGCGATTCAACAGTCTCTTGCCCTCACTTCTCAGACGAACATCTCAATTGCCCGGATAGATCGAAAGGCATTCCGCCAACTAGTATCCTCATTGGTGATTTCAGCCGGAAACTAATCCAAACTGGCCTGTGAGACCTGAAAAGCTGGAAGATCGTTCAGCAGAGA of the Thalassoglobus sp. JC818 genome contains:
- a CDS encoding HK97 gp10 family phage protein; this encodes MKIEIQQGRSLRESLRRLKDERTSVARREFVERLASAVIQETKSTNPVRTGRSRAGWVAPGPAGEDGGSEGSFTVSHTSQATEVSMTNSVPYVVFLEYGTSKTAPVAMVRKSLSRVAGRIASLFELR